One part of the Lapillicoccus jejuensis genome encodes these proteins:
- a CDS encoding immune inhibitor A domain-containing protein, which yields MSAPAAADPDAASSTARSDNLPNPLAEKQAAVRAEAVKKLATGEAKLTTRGGDRVIALKGGKDAQGKQTQDRYVSYPVDREEAIFTVLTDFGDKTMTGQSSAPGPVHNQIAAPDRRWDGGATDDNSTYWTKNFDRAHYENMMFGDTGQSFKDFYAKQSNGRFLAKGDVSDWVTVPYNEARYGSNTVPQSDGYWSYINDTAQAWFAAEKAKGKTTAEIKAYLQQFDQVDRYDSKGDGVYNRPDGYIDHFQAIHAGEGEEAGGGKQGTDAIWSHRWYAYSNGQGRTGPEGNKLGGVQIGDTGIWIGDYTTEPENGGLGVFTHEFGHDLGLPDLYDTQGGDNGTGFWTLMSAGSWLNKGVDSIGTTPGYMGPWEKMQLGWLDYQTVQHGYDRDVKIGPADRDGATTPQALMVTLPKKTVTTSYNTPHSGTSEWWGGSADNLNSTLTRDIDLTGARSASVSAWLQLDTEKDYDFLYAEASADGGATWDQVGPAMDGTAAWAERTWDLGAWAGKDIQFRFRYNTDGGVHEDGPFLDDLKVVVDGTTVLSDDVESGTNGWTAVGFTRMGGSTSKQVEHFYLAENRVYSGYDKTLQTGPYNFGWSTRPDWVERFPYQNGLLVWYVDGEFTDNNTSKHPGGGLVLPVDARPKSVVFSDGFKLGNRRQPFDATFGLEQTDAVTFHHNGVAKTLGARPGIPTFNDTDPERYWDAANPGGSVKVAGTGTKITVARTSVSGQDMWLQVRFAQQGAK from the coding sequence GTGAGCGCACCGGCGGCGGCGGACCCCGACGCGGCGAGCTCCACCGCACGCAGCGACAACCTGCCCAACCCGCTGGCCGAGAAGCAGGCGGCGGTCCGCGCCGAGGCGGTCAAGAAGCTCGCCACGGGTGAGGCCAAGCTGACCACGCGCGGCGGCGACCGCGTCATCGCGCTCAAGGGCGGCAAGGACGCCCAGGGCAAGCAGACCCAGGACCGCTACGTGTCCTACCCGGTCGACCGGGAGGAGGCGATCTTCACCGTCCTCACCGACTTCGGCGACAAGACGATGACGGGCCAGAGCTCCGCGCCCGGCCCGGTGCACAACCAGATCGCCGCGCCGGACCGCCGCTGGGACGGCGGCGCGACCGACGACAACTCGACGTACTGGACGAAGAACTTCGACCGGGCGCACTACGAGAACATGATGTTCGGCGACACCGGGCAGTCCTTCAAGGACTTCTACGCCAAGCAGTCCAACGGACGGTTCCTCGCCAAGGGCGACGTCTCCGACTGGGTGACCGTCCCCTACAACGAGGCCCGCTACGGCAGCAACACCGTGCCGCAGTCGGACGGCTACTGGTCCTACATCAACGACACCGCCCAGGCGTGGTTCGCGGCCGAGAAGGCCAAGGGCAAGACGACGGCCGAGATCAAGGCGTACCTGCAGCAGTTCGACCAGGTCGACCGCTACGACAGCAAGGGCGACGGGGTCTACAACCGACCCGACGGCTACATCGACCACTTCCAGGCGATCCACGCCGGTGAGGGCGAGGAGGCCGGCGGCGGCAAGCAGGGCACCGACGCCATCTGGTCGCACCGCTGGTACGCGTACTCCAACGGCCAGGGTCGCACCGGCCCCGAGGGCAACAAGCTCGGTGGCGTGCAGATCGGTGACACCGGCATCTGGATCGGCGACTACACGACCGAGCCGGAGAACGGCGGCCTCGGCGTCTTCACGCACGAGTTCGGTCACGACCTCGGCCTGCCGGACCTCTACGACACCCAGGGCGGTGACAACGGCACCGGCTTCTGGACGCTGATGTCGGCCGGCTCGTGGCTCAACAAGGGCGTCGACTCGATCGGCACCACCCCGGGCTACATGGGCCCGTGGGAGAAGATGCAGCTCGGTTGGCTCGACTACCAGACCGTCCAGCACGGCTACGACCGCGACGTGAAGATCGGCCCGGCCGACCGGGACGGCGCGACCACGCCGCAGGCCCTCATGGTCACGCTGCCGAAGAAGACCGTGACGACGAGCTACAACACGCCGCACTCGGGCACCTCCGAGTGGTGGGGCGGCTCGGCCGACAACCTCAACTCGACGCTGACCCGCGACATCGACCTCACGGGCGCCAGGAGCGCCTCGGTCTCGGCGTGGCTCCAGCTCGACACCGAGAAGGACTACGACTTCCTGTACGCCGAGGCCTCGGCCGACGGCGGGGCCACCTGGGACCAGGTCGGCCCGGCGATGGACGGGACCGCGGCCTGGGCCGAGAGGACCTGGGACCTCGGCGCCTGGGCCGGCAAGGACATCCAGTTCCGCTTCCGCTACAACACCGACGGCGGCGTCCACGAGGACGGCCCGTTCCTCGACGACCTCAAGGTCGTCGTCGACGGCACCACCGTCCTCAGCGACGACGTCGAGTCGGGCACCAACGGCTGGACCGCCGTCGGCTTCACCCGGATGGGCGGCAGCACCTCCAAGCAGGTCGAGCACTTCTACCTCGCGGAGAACCGGGTCTACAGCGGCTACGACAAGACGCTGCAGACGGGCCCGTACAACTTCGGGTGGAGCACCCGTCCCGACTGGGTCGAGCGCTTCCCCTACCAGAACGGCCTGCTGGTCTGGTACGTCGACGGTGAGTTCACCGACAACAACACCTCGAAGCACCCCGGTGGTGGCCTCGTCCTCCCGGTCGACGCCCGTCCGAAGTCCGTCGTCTTCTCCGACGGCTTCAAGCTGGGCAACCGTCGCCAGCCGTTCGACGCCACCTTCGGCCTCGAGCAGACCGACGCGGTGACGTTCCACCACAACGGCGTCGCCAAGACGCTGGGGGCCCGCCCGGGCATCCCGACGTTCAACGACACCGACCCGGAGCGCTACTGGGACGCGGCCAACCCGGGTGGGTCGGTCAAGGTGGCCGGGACGGGCACGAAGATCACCGTCGCCCGCACCTCGGTCAGCGGCCAGGACATGTGGCTCCAGGTGCGTTTCGCGCAGCAGGGCGCCAAGTGA
- a CDS encoding methionine aminopeptidase — protein sequence MQYWYNVDSGQVETDETKSQGAHVMGPYASQDEASRALQSARERTEQWDAEDRDWNARGGAGITDEDLED from the coding sequence GTGCAGTACTGGTACAACGTCGACAGCGGCCAGGTCGAGACCGACGAGACCAAGAGCCAGGGCGCCCACGTCATGGGTCCCTACGCCAGCCAGGACGAGGCCTCCCGCGCCCTGCAGAGCGCGCGCGAGCGCACCGAGCAGTGGGACGCCGAGGACCGCGACTGGAACGCCCGCGGCGGCGCCGGGATCACGGACGAGGACCTCGAGGACTGA
- a CDS encoding ATP-grasp domain-containing protein: MNFVFVEPAFPANQRRFVRALAEVGATVIGVGESPQEHLDDELRSWMRGYYRVANVTDETQLDAAVAWAQERLWVDRLESTIESHQLTAAAVRERRGIPGTSVRTTWLCRDKPSMKQALREAGVPTAASTAASTPDEVRAFAAATGYPLVLKPRAGAGAQGTVRVGSDAELEAAMVAFGDAGSIAVEEFVEGHEGFYDTIAHDGHVVHDWATHYYPNVLEAMRERWISPQFLTTNRIDTAPFYGEVRELGAKVIAALGITTSATHMEWFLGEKGLRFSEIGCRPPGVGAWDLYSAANDVDVYREWAHVLVHGAPDRALSRRCAAGIVALRPEADGVVHGYSGVDEVRARYGEWLLDEHLPHPGTPTQPVEAGYMANAWMRLRHPDYDALRGMLDDVGRTVRVHAG; encoded by the coding sequence GTGAACTTCGTCTTCGTCGAGCCGGCGTTCCCCGCCAACCAGCGACGTTTCGTCCGGGCGCTGGCCGAGGTCGGGGCGACCGTGATAGGGGTCGGCGAGTCCCCGCAGGAGCACCTCGACGACGAGCTGCGCTCGTGGATGCGCGGGTACTACCGCGTGGCGAACGTCACCGACGAGACGCAGCTGGACGCGGCCGTCGCGTGGGCGCAGGAGCGGCTGTGGGTCGACCGGCTGGAGTCGACCATCGAGAGCCACCAGCTGACGGCGGCGGCGGTGCGCGAGCGGCGCGGCATCCCGGGGACGTCGGTGCGCACGACCTGGCTGTGCCGCGACAAGCCGTCGATGAAGCAGGCGCTGCGCGAGGCGGGCGTCCCGACGGCGGCGTCCACGGCCGCGTCGACACCGGACGAGGTGCGCGCCTTCGCCGCCGCCACCGGCTACCCGCTCGTGCTCAAGCCGCGCGCCGGGGCCGGTGCGCAGGGCACCGTCCGGGTCGGGTCGGACGCCGAGCTCGAGGCGGCCATGGTCGCCTTCGGCGACGCCGGGTCGATCGCCGTGGAGGAGTTCGTCGAGGGCCACGAGGGCTTCTACGACACCATCGCCCACGACGGGCACGTCGTCCACGACTGGGCCACGCACTACTACCCGAACGTCCTCGAGGCGATGCGGGAGCGGTGGATCAGCCCGCAGTTCCTCACGACCAACCGGATCGACACCGCCCCCTTCTACGGCGAGGTGCGCGAGCTCGGCGCGAAGGTCATCGCCGCCCTCGGCATCACGACGTCGGCGACCCACATGGAGTGGTTCCTCGGCGAGAAGGGCCTGCGCTTCAGCGAGATCGGCTGCCGCCCGCCGGGGGTCGGGGCCTGGGACCTCTACTCCGCCGCCAACGACGTCGACGTCTACCGCGAGTGGGCGCACGTCCTCGTCCACGGCGCGCCCGACCGCGCCCTGTCGCGGCGCTGCGCCGCGGGCATCGTCGCGCTGCGGCCCGAGGCCGACGGCGTCGTCCACGGCTACAGCGGCGTCGACGAGGTCCGCGCCCGCTACGGCGAGTGGCTGCTCGACGAGCACCTGCCCCACCCCGGCACGCCCACCCAGCCGGTCGAGGCGGGATACATGGCCAACGCGTGGATGCGGCTGCGCCACCCCGACTACGACGCCCTGCGCGGGATGCTCGACGACGTGGGCCGCACCGTGCGCGTCCACGCCGGTTGA
- a CDS encoding esterase family protein, whose translation MDKAVERWWSPRLYQDLTLARWGHYGTPLLLFPTAGGDAEEVERMGLLDSIGHLVEAGAVKVYSVDSLAGRALARREGDPAHRMWLFNAFHRAVEHEVVPAVHMDCGGPVDLVTAGASIGAFNAVAMVARFPRHFRAALGMSGTYDLQAFLGESNDDLYYASPLQFLPGLHGEDLDVLRSRFLLLAAGTGRWEDIGESWRLANVLGEKGIPNRVDDWGPHRDHDWPTWREMLPTYLPQLL comes from the coding sequence ATGGACAAGGCCGTCGAGCGCTGGTGGTCCCCGCGCCTCTACCAGGACCTCACGCTGGCCCGGTGGGGCCACTACGGGACGCCCCTGCTGCTCTTCCCCACGGCCGGCGGCGACGCCGAGGAGGTCGAGCGGATGGGCCTGCTCGACAGCATCGGCCACCTCGTCGAGGCCGGCGCGGTCAAGGTCTACAGCGTCGACAGCCTCGCCGGTCGTGCGCTGGCCCGGCGCGAGGGAGACCCGGCGCACCGGATGTGGCTCTTCAACGCCTTCCACCGGGCCGTCGAGCACGAGGTGGTGCCGGCCGTCCACATGGACTGCGGCGGCCCCGTCGACCTCGTCACCGCCGGCGCGTCGATCGGCGCGTTCAACGCCGTCGCCATGGTCGCCCGCTTCCCCCGGCACTTCCGCGCCGCGCTCGGCATGAGCGGCACCTACGACCTGCAGGCCTTCCTCGGCGAGTCGAACGACGACCTGTACTACGCCTCGCCGCTGCAGTTCCTCCCCGGCCTGCACGGGGAGGACCTCGACGTGCTGCGCTCGCGGTTCCTGCTCCTCGCCGCCGGCACCGGCCGGTGGGAGGACATCGGCGAGTCGTGGCGGCTGGCGAACGTGCTGGGGGAGAAGGGGATCCCCAACCGCGTCGACGACTGGGGCCCGCACCGGGACCACGACTGGCCGACCTGGCGGGAGATGCTGCCGACCTACCTGCCGCAGCTGCTGTGA
- the panB gene encoding 3-methyl-2-oxobutanoate hydroxymethyltransferase: MPPQPSDTPPAEPEAAPYGVVREAGYPTAATGGRVRTTHLRRWKQEGRRWAMLTAYDRFSAEVFDEAGIPVLLVGDSAANVVYGMASTVPVTVDELLPLVRAVSRCAPRALVVADLPFGSYGASPEQGAATATRFLKEGLAHAVKLEGGADMAPTVALLVRLGIPVMAHLGFTPQSEHALGGYRVQGRGDGADRLLADARALQDAGAFAVVLEMVPASVAARVTESLEIPTVGIGAGAGCDAQVLVWQDMAGLGGPGGPRFVKRYADLRTPLLQAARDYATEVAEGTFPGPEHTFSE; the protein is encoded by the coding sequence GTGCCGCCGCAGCCCTCCGACACCCCGCCCGCCGAGCCGGAGGCGGCGCCGTACGGCGTCGTTCGCGAGGCCGGCTACCCCACGGCGGCGACCGGCGGTCGGGTGCGCACCACCCACCTGCGCCGGTGGAAGCAGGAGGGCCGGCGCTGGGCGATGCTCACCGCCTACGACCGCTTCTCGGCCGAGGTCTTCGACGAGGCCGGCATCCCCGTCCTGCTCGTCGGCGACTCGGCCGCGAACGTCGTCTACGGGATGGCGAGCACGGTCCCGGTGACCGTCGACGAGCTGCTGCCCCTCGTGCGCGCGGTGAGCCGGTGCGCCCCGCGGGCCCTCGTCGTCGCCGACCTGCCCTTCGGCTCGTACGGCGCCTCGCCCGAGCAGGGCGCGGCCACCGCCACCCGCTTCCTCAAGGAGGGTCTGGCCCACGCGGTCAAGCTCGAGGGCGGGGCCGACATGGCGCCGACCGTCGCGCTGCTGGTGCGGCTCGGGATCCCGGTCATGGCCCACCTCGGCTTCACCCCGCAGAGCGAGCACGCGCTCGGCGGCTACCGGGTCCAGGGCCGCGGCGACGGCGCGGACCGGCTGCTCGCCGACGCCCGCGCCCTGCAGGACGCGGGCGCCTTCGCCGTCGTGCTCGAGATGGTGCCCGCGAGCGTCGCGGCGCGGGTCACCGAGTCGCTGGAGATCCCCACGGTCGGGATCGGCGCCGGGGCGGGCTGCGACGCGCAGGTGCTGGTGTGGCAGGACATGGCCGGGCTCGGCGGCCCCGGCGGGCCGCGCTTCGTCAAGCGGTACGCCGACCTGCGCACGCCGCTGCTGCAGGCCGCGCGCGACTACGCCACCGAGGTCGCCGAGGGCACCTTCCCCGGCCCGGAGCACACCTTCAGCGAGTGA
- a CDS encoding phytoene desaturase family protein yields the protein MSSDAPKDRYDDVVVGGGHNGLTAAAYLARAGRRVLLLEQADHVGGAAVSAQAFDGLDARLSRYSYLVSLLPRQVVTDLELDVRLVRRRYSSYTPVPGDPRRGLLVDTGDREATRASFRAVTGGDSEFDAWEEFYGRTTELARRLWPTVLEPLRDLDGLRALVGEGGRDDLVAWLDTLAGRPLGALLRETFRDDLVRGVVATDGLIGTFADLDDPGLQQNVCFLYHLVGGGTGDWDVPVGGMGAVTGALARAASAAGADLVTGARVTAVDPDGEVTWEQDGGGRSARGRVLAGCAPAVLDRLLAATGAAPVSTGPAPEGAQLKVNLLLSRLPRLADPGVDPVAAFSGTFHVAETMTQLQRAYDVAAAGGVPAGPCEIYCHTLSDRSILGPDLAATDAQTITLFGLHMPARLFAADPEGRRDEALRAVLAALDGVLGEPVEPLLLRDADGRPALEVRTPVDLEADLSLPGGHIFHGPLSWPWAERADEVGTWGVGTPYERVVLAGAGARRGGGVSGIGGHNAAMAVLGDTAG from the coding sequence GTGAGCAGCGACGCCCCGAAGGACCGGTACGACGACGTCGTCGTGGGTGGGGGCCACAACGGCCTGACCGCCGCGGCCTACCTCGCCCGCGCCGGGCGGCGCGTCCTGCTCCTCGAGCAGGCCGACCACGTCGGCGGGGCGGCCGTCTCGGCGCAGGCCTTCGACGGCCTCGACGCCCGCCTGTCGCGCTACTCCTACCTCGTCTCGCTCCTGCCGCGGCAGGTCGTCACCGACCTCGAGCTCGACGTGCGCCTCGTGCGACGCCGCTACTCCAGCTACACCCCGGTGCCCGGCGACCCGCGGCGCGGGCTGCTCGTCGACACCGGGGACCGCGAGGCGACCCGGGCCTCGTTCCGCGCCGTCACCGGCGGCGACAGCGAGTTCGATGCGTGGGAAGAGTTCTACGGGAGGACGACCGAGCTGGCGCGACGGCTGTGGCCGACGGTGCTCGAGCCGCTGCGCGACCTGGACGGGCTGCGCGCCCTCGTCGGCGAGGGTGGCCGGGACGACCTCGTCGCGTGGCTCGACACCCTCGCCGGGCGCCCGCTCGGCGCGCTGCTGCGCGAGACCTTCCGCGACGACCTCGTCCGGGGCGTCGTCGCGACCGACGGGCTCATCGGCACCTTCGCCGACCTCGACGACCCCGGTCTGCAGCAGAACGTCTGCTTCCTCTACCACCTGGTCGGCGGCGGCACGGGCGACTGGGACGTGCCCGTCGGCGGGATGGGCGCGGTGACCGGGGCCCTGGCCCGGGCGGCGTCGGCGGCCGGCGCGGACCTCGTGACCGGCGCGCGGGTGACGGCGGTGGACCCGGACGGCGAGGTGACCTGGGAGCAGGACGGCGGGGGCCGCTCGGCCCGCGGTCGGGTGCTCGCGGGCTGCGCGCCGGCCGTCCTCGACCGGCTGCTCGCCGCGACCGGCGCGGCCCCGGTCTCGACCGGCCCGGCGCCCGAGGGGGCCCAGCTCAAGGTCAACCTGCTCCTCTCCCGGCTGCCCCGCCTGGCCGACCCCGGTGTCGACCCGGTCGCCGCCTTCTCCGGCACGTTCCACGTCGCCGAGACGATGACCCAGCTCCAGCGCGCGTACGACGTCGCCGCCGCGGGCGGGGTGCCCGCCGGCCCGTGCGAGATCTACTGCCACACCCTGTCCGACCGCTCGATCCTCGGTCCGGACCTCGCCGCCACCGACGCGCAGACGATCACCCTCTTCGGGCTGCACATGCCGGCCCGGCTGTTCGCGGCCGACCCCGAGGGTCGCCGCGACGAGGCGCTGCGGGCCGTCCTCGCCGCCCTCGACGGCGTCCTCGGCGAGCCCGTCGAGCCGCTGCTGCTGCGCGACGCCGACGGCCGGCCCGCCCTCGAGGTGCGCACCCCCGTCGACCTCGAGGCCGACCTGTCCCTGCCGGGCGGGCACATCTTCCACGGTCCTCTGAGCTGGCCCTGGGCGGAGCGGGCCGACGAGGTCGGCACCTGGGGGGTGGGGACGCCGTACGAGCGCGTCGTCCTCGCCGGCGCCGGCGCCCGGCGCGGCGGCGGGGTCTCCGGGATCGGTGGGCACAACGCCGCGATGGCGGTCCTCGGCGATACGGCAGGATGA
- a CDS encoding alpha/beta hydrolase codes for MSRPRKLAVNRLRERVAAGADPVASVDRFLARRTVPVVEGRFATFVWRGEADEVMVRHRVVGLPDPLRLKRMPRTDLWWVSIELPEGSRVEYQYETVRGGHREEYLQDPLNPRVAHGPFGASSVCAATGYVVPDWTRPDPEARPGEVVGMRLRSRALRREQELAVYLPARFRRTRRYPLLVVHDGYDYLDYAAARTVLDNLVHRDEVESLVVAFVPPGDRLVEYANHAPHARFVARELVPFLGEQLPLVDAPRARTLLGSSFGGIASLSTAVRYPGEFGALVLQSASMVFTDIGDDHGGGPAFDPVVRFVNAYRARPRRVVERIHQTCGVYEPLITPNRSMVQTFRDVGTQVRYAEARDGHNWENWRDRLRDALTWVYPGEQKFVYE; via the coding sequence GTGAGCCGCCCCCGCAAGCTCGCGGTCAACCGGCTGCGCGAGCGCGTCGCCGCCGGCGCCGACCCCGTCGCGTCGGTCGACCGCTTCCTCGCCCGGCGCACCGTCCCCGTCGTGGAGGGCCGCTTCGCGACCTTCGTGTGGCGGGGCGAGGCCGACGAGGTCATGGTCCGGCACCGCGTCGTCGGGCTGCCGGACCCGTTGCGGCTCAAGCGCATGCCGCGCACCGACCTGTGGTGGGTGAGCATCGAGCTGCCCGAGGGCTCGCGCGTGGAGTACCAGTACGAGACGGTCCGCGGCGGGCACCGCGAGGAGTACCTCCAGGACCCGCTCAACCCCCGCGTCGCGCACGGCCCCTTCGGCGCCAGCTCGGTCTGCGCCGCGACGGGGTACGTCGTCCCGGACTGGACCCGTCCCGACCCCGAGGCCCGTCCCGGCGAGGTCGTCGGGATGCGGCTGCGCAGCCGGGCGCTGCGCCGCGAGCAGGAGCTGGCCGTCTACCTGCCGGCACGCTTCCGGCGCACCCGGCGCTACCCGCTGCTCGTCGTCCACGACGGCTACGACTACCTCGACTACGCCGCCGCCCGCACCGTCCTGGACAACCTCGTGCACCGCGACGAGGTCGAGTCGCTCGTCGTCGCCTTCGTCCCGCCGGGGGACCGCCTCGTCGAGTACGCGAACCACGCGCCGCACGCCCGGTTCGTCGCCCGCGAGCTCGTCCCCTTCCTCGGCGAGCAGCTGCCGCTCGTCGACGCGCCGCGGGCCCGCACGCTGCTCGGCAGCAGCTTCGGCGGGATCGCCTCGCTGTCGACCGCCGTGCGCTACCCGGGCGAGTTCGGGGCGCTCGTGCTGCAGTCCGCCTCGATGGTCTTCACCGACATCGGCGACGACCACGGCGGCGGACCCGCCTTCGACCCCGTCGTGAGGTTCGTCAACGCCTACCGCGCCCGCCCACGGCGGGTCGTCGAGCGGATCCACCAGACCTGCGGCGTCTACGAGCCGCTCATCACCCCGAACCGCTCGATGGTGCAGACCTTCCGCGACGTCGGCACGCAGGTGCGCTACGCCGAGGCCCGCGACGGGCACAACTGGGAGAACTGGCGCGACCGGCTGCGCGACGCGCTGACCTGGGTCTACCCGGGTGAGCAGAAGTTCGTGTACGAGTAG
- a CDS encoding dipeptidase, whose product MSEDLAGVVAGLMGRAREDLAALVAWASVHDGQHAEACAEAAAAVVALLREVGVDDARTVPTDDGSAAVVGSVAGPPGAPTVLLYSHYDVQPPGDLDDWRDDPWTLTEHDGRWYGRGSADCKGNLVMHLTALRALREADPGGVPVGLRVVCEGSEEASTGGLERLLAADPSLFAADVVVVADAGNVALGTPTVTTSLRGTGSVLVTLRTLAGPVHSGALGGPAPDALAAMVRLLGTLRDDDGETTVDGLDADGRWDGAPYDVARFRADAGVLPGVGLLGRGEPADLVWARPVATVLALDAPPVAGVTAAIQGQARAVVNLRVPPGTDAAAAQRLLVAHLERRAPWGAQVQVQPMTLGRPFAARTDGPALRALEDAMREAYGVDAVHAGQGGSIPLTTALAEVLPGAEVLVCGVEEPACRIHSPGESVHPDELRRAALAEALFLRRLGGTEEAAQDAAAGVTR is encoded by the coding sequence GTGAGCGAGGACCTGGCCGGCGTCGTGGCCGGGCTGATGGGCCGCGCCCGCGAGGACCTCGCCGCCCTCGTCGCGTGGGCGTCGGTGCACGACGGGCAGCACGCCGAGGCGTGCGCCGAGGCGGCCGCCGCGGTCGTCGCGCTCCTGCGCGAGGTCGGCGTCGACGACGCCCGCACGGTGCCGACCGACGACGGGAGCGCCGCCGTCGTCGGGTCGGTCGCGGGCCCTCCCGGCGCGCCGACCGTGCTGCTCTACAGCCACTACGACGTCCAGCCGCCGGGTGACCTCGACGACTGGCGCGACGACCCGTGGACCCTCACCGAGCACGACGGGCGTTGGTACGGGCGGGGATCGGCCGACTGCAAGGGCAACCTCGTCATGCACCTCACCGCCCTGCGCGCGCTGCGCGAGGCGGATCCGGGCGGCGTCCCCGTGGGCCTGCGCGTCGTGTGCGAGGGCTCGGAGGAGGCCTCGACGGGAGGGCTGGAGCGGCTGCTCGCCGCCGACCCGTCGCTCTTCGCGGCCGACGTCGTCGTCGTCGCCGACGCCGGCAACGTCGCCCTCGGGACGCCGACGGTGACGACCAGCCTGCGGGGCACCGGCAGCGTCCTGGTCACCCTGCGCACCCTCGCCGGCCCGGTGCACTCCGGTGCCCTCGGCGGCCCGGCCCCCGACGCGCTGGCCGCCATGGTGCGGCTGCTGGGCACCCTGCGCGACGACGACGGCGAGACGACGGTCGACGGCCTCGACGCCGACGGGCGCTGGGACGGGGCGCCGTACGACGTCGCGCGGTTCCGCGCCGACGCCGGCGTCCTGCCCGGGGTCGGCCTGCTCGGGCGCGGCGAGCCGGCCGACCTGGTGTGGGCGCGGCCGGTCGCCACGGTGCTCGCCCTCGACGCGCCGCCCGTCGCCGGCGTCACCGCCGCGATCCAGGGCCAGGCGCGGGCGGTCGTCAACCTGCGCGTGCCGCCCGGCACCGACGCGGCCGCCGCGCAGCGGCTGCTCGTCGCGCACCTGGAGCGGCGCGCGCCCTGGGGGGCGCAGGTGCAGGTGCAGCCGATGACCCTGGGGCGGCCCTTCGCCGCCCGGACCGACGGGCCGGCGCTGCGGGCGCTCGAGGACGCGATGCGCGAGGCCTACGGCGTCGACGCCGTGCACGCCGGGCAGGGCGGCTCCATCCCGCTGACCACCGCGCTCGCCGAGGTCCTGCCCGGCGCGGAGGTGCTCGTCTGCGGGGTCGAGGAGCCGGCCTGCCGGATCCACTCGCCGGGCGAGTCGGTCCACCCCGACGAGCTGCGGCGGGCCGCGCTCGCCGAGGCGCTGTTCCTGCGGCGGCTGGGCGGGACCGAGGAGGCGGCCCAGGACGCGGCGGCGGGCGTCACTCGCTGA
- a CDS encoding glutamine synthetase family protein, producing the protein MDRQEEFVLRTIEERDIRFVRLWFTDVLGTLKSVAVAPAELEGAFSEGIGFDGSVIEGLSRVYEADMLAKPDPSTFQVLPWRGENPGTARMFCDLLMPDGSPAPADPRHVLQRALTKAGEMGFTFYTHPEIEFFLLRHPHVPGAQPVPVDDAGYFDHVPHGTGHDFRRAAITMLESMGISVEFSHHEGAPGQNEIDLRYADALSTADNIMTFRTVVKEVALEQGIVATFMPKPFSGHPGSGMHTHLSLFEGDTNAFYEAGAPYSLSTVGRQFIAGLLRHGAEITAVTNQWVNSYKRLWGGGEAPAHLTWGHNNRSAMVRIPMYKPNKGQSSRVEVRSLDPAANPYLAFAVLLRAGLKGIEEEYELPPETEDDVWGLTDAERLAMGVDPLPSSLGRALEVMERSDLVAETLGEHVFDFFLRNKRKEWLDYRHQVTQFELDRYLPSL; encoded by the coding sequence ATGGACCGTCAGGAAGAGTTCGTGCTGCGCACCATCGAGGAGCGCGACATCCGCTTCGTGCGGCTCTGGTTCACCGACGTGCTCGGCACCCTCAAGTCGGTCGCGGTGGCGCCGGCCGAGCTCGAGGGGGCCTTCTCCGAGGGCATCGGCTTCGACGGCTCGGTCATCGAGGGCCTGTCGCGGGTCTACGAGGCGGACATGCTGGCCAAGCCCGACCCGTCGACCTTCCAGGTCCTGCCGTGGCGCGGTGAGAACCCCGGCACGGCGCGGATGTTCTGCGACCTGCTCATGCCCGACGGGTCGCCCGCGCCGGCCGACCCGCGGCACGTGCTGCAGCGCGCGCTGACCAAGGCCGGCGAGATGGGCTTCACCTTCTACACCCACCCGGAGATCGAGTTCTTCCTGCTGCGCCACCCGCACGTCCCCGGCGCGCAGCCCGTCCCGGTCGACGACGCCGGCTACTTCGACCACGTCCCCCACGGCACCGGCCACGACTTCCGCCGCGCGGCGATCACGATGCTCGAGAGCATGGGCATCTCGGTCGAGTTCTCGCACCACGAGGGCGCGCCCGGGCAGAACGAGATCGACCTGCGCTACGCCGACGCGTTGTCGACGGCCGACAACATCATGACCTTCCGCACCGTCGTCAAGGAGGTCGCGCTCGAGCAGGGGATCGTCGCGACCTTCATGCCGAAGCCGTTCAGCGGGCACCCCGGCTCGGGGATGCACACGCACCTCAGCCTCTTCGAGGGCGACACCAACGCCTTCTACGAGGCCGGGGCGCCGTACAGCCTCAGCACGGTGGGCCGGCAGTTCATCGCCGGCCTGCTGCGGCACGGCGCCGAGATCACCGCCGTGACCAACCAGTGGGTCAACTCCTACAAGCGGCTGTGGGGCGGCGGCGAGGCGCCGGCGCACCTGACCTGGGGGCACAACAACCGCTCGGCCATGGTGCGGATCCCCATGTACAAGCCCAACAAGGGCCAGAGCAGCCGCGTCGAGGTCCGCTCGCTCGACCCGGCCGCCAACCCCTACCTCGCCTTCGCCGTGCTGCTGCGTGCCGGCCTCAAGGGGATCGAGGAGGAGTACGAGCTGCCGCCGGAGACCGAGGACGACGTGTGGGGCCTCACCGACGCGGAACGGCTGGCCATGGGCGTCGACCCGCTGCCGAGCTCGCTGGGGCGGGCCCTCGAGGTCATGGAGCGGTCCGACCTCGTCGCCGAGACCCTCGGCGAGCACGTCTTCGACTTCTTCCTGCGCAACAAGCGCAAGGAGTGGCTCGACTACCGCCACCAGGTCACGCAGTTCGAGCTCGACCGCTACCTGCCCAGCCTGTGA